A region from the Thermanaeromonas toyohensis ToBE genome encodes:
- a CDS encoding WecB/TagA/CpsF family glycosyltransferase has product MLGCRVDGFTLKEAVELLSCFIASGKPHHVVTLNAEMAYRALHDPELKDIINRADLVTPDGAGVVWATRILGTPVPERVAGIDLVQALAWQAAEKGWRLFLYGGVPGVAEEAARKLKERHPGLNIIGTSHGYLSKEEERELLQHLKENRPHLLLVALGSPKQEYWIAQHLKELGVPVAIGVGGSLDVLAGRIRRAPRFMQGLGLEWLYRVLQEPKRVKRVLALPKFIIAVLTQARKLKRTKRLK; this is encoded by the coding sequence GTGTTGGGCTGCCGGGTAGATGGATTTACCTTAAAAGAGGCTGTAGAGCTTTTAAGCTGCTTTATTGCTTCAGGCAAACCCCATCATGTAGTTACCCTTAACGCCGAGATGGCCTACCGGGCCTTACACGACCCCGAACTTAAAGATATTATAAACCGGGCCGATCTAGTCACTCCCGATGGAGCTGGCGTTGTGTGGGCTACCCGGATCCTAGGTACTCCGGTGCCAGAGAGGGTAGCAGGCATAGATCTGGTACAAGCTTTAGCCTGGCAGGCGGCGGAAAAAGGCTGGCGCTTATTTTTATATGGCGGTGTTCCAGGGGTGGCGGAGGAAGCGGCGCGGAAACTAAAAGAGCGGCACCCGGGCCTTAACATAATTGGAACTTCCCACGGGTACTTAAGTAAAGAAGAAGAAAGGGAACTTTTACAGCACCTTAAGGAGAACCGTCCCCACCTACTCCTTGTAGCCTTGGGTTCGCCTAAACAGGAATATTGGATAGCCCAGCACTTAAAAGAACTCGGGGTCCCGGTGGCTATAGGTGTAGGAGGGAGTCTAGATGTACTGGCAGGACGTATCAGGCGGGCACCTCGCTTTATGCAGGGCTTAGGCCTCGAGTGGTTATATCGGGTTTTGCAGGAGCCGAAGAGGGTAAAAAGGGTCCTTGCTCTACCGAAATTTATAATAGCGGTGTTAACTCAAGCAAGAAAACTGAAGAGGACAAAGAGGCTAAAGTAG
- a CDS encoding M23 family metallopeptidase has translation MEKFFKLLKQEAAHLGQIGQILRRKGFYLLFLTALLAGTYYLVTNTAVFQGKVKVHPLPIESPAKAPVEPLPREALSGSETVPPELKDKTGAYSAQATPHTTPLDQETATKGKELTLNRPLPGKKAVSFGFAWSQAFGDFRFHPGLDLEGRLGEEVRAATSGTVSLVEYSDDWRYRLVIDAGDGYQVIYAHLDSVKVTKGSKVKPGDVLGTLGQPGRAEASSSVHLHLELKKNGQALDPAPYLQ, from the coding sequence ATGGAAAAATTCTTTAAACTTTTAAAGCAAGAGGCTGCCCACCTGGGCCAGATAGGGCAGATTTTAAGGCGAAAGGGTTTCTATCTCCTTTTCTTGACTGCCTTACTAGCCGGTACTTATTATCTGGTAACCAACACGGCCGTGTTCCAGGGCAAGGTCAAAGTGCACCCATTACCTATAGAGAGTCCGGCCAAGGCCCCGGTAGAGCCCCTGCCGCGGGAAGCCTTAAGCGGGTCGGAGACTGTACCGCCAGAGCTTAAGGATAAAACGGGAGCCTACTCAGCACAGGCAACCCCCCATACCACTCCTTTAGATCAGGAAACAGCTACGAAGGGGAAAGAGCTAACTTTAAACCGGCCTTTACCAGGTAAAAAGGCGGTTTCCTTCGGTTTCGCTTGGTCGCAGGCCTTCGGGGACTTTCGGTTCCACCCTGGCTTGGATCTAGAGGGCCGGTTGGGGGAGGAAGTCCGGGCTGCTACCTCCGGTACGGTCTCCCTAGTAGAATATAGTGACGACTGGCGCTACCGGCTGGTGATAGATGCGGGCGACGGTTATCAGGTTATCTATGCTCACCTGGATTCCGTTAAAGTGACTAAAGGTAGTAAGGTAAAGCCAGGGGATGTGCTGGGTACCTTGGGCCAGCCTGGCCGTGCCGAAGCTTCTAGCTCCGTCCATCTTCATCTTGAACTAAAGAAAAACGGGCAAGCCCTCGATCCAGCTCCTTACTTGCAATAA
- a CDS encoding HU family DNA-binding protein: MNKAELVASVAEKAEMTKKDAEKAVNALFASIEEALARGDKVQLVGFGTFEVKERAARVGRNPRTGEEISIAATKVPVFKAGKALRDAVLK; the protein is encoded by the coding sequence TTGAACAAGGCCGAATTAGTAGCCAGCGTGGCGGAGAAAGCCGAAATGACCAAAAAAGATGCTGAGAAGGCTGTGAATGCCCTCTTTGCCAGCATCGAGGAGGCCCTGGCCAGGGGGGACAAAGTACAACTGGTGGGTTTCGGCACCTTTGAGGTGAAGGAGCGTGCTGCCCGGGTGGGCCGTAACCCGCGGACTGGCGAGGAGATCTCCATCGCCGCCACCAAGGTACCTGTATTTAAGGCTGGTAAAGCCCTGCGGGATGCAGTTCTTAAATAG
- a CDS encoding FtsB family cell division protein yields MFYLLYSFLHLGINLYQVEKELNFYRQQKAALLAEQARLQEEIQKLNSDTYIERVAREELGFIKPGEKIILPARPAPDIPPYVPPPPGHEFRD; encoded by the coding sequence ATGTTTTATCTACTTTATTCTTTTCTGCATTTAGGGATAAACCTTTACCAGGTAGAGAAGGAACTAAATTTTTATCGGCAGCAGAAAGCAGCCCTCCTGGCTGAGCAGGCCCGCCTACAAGAAGAGATACAGAAGCTAAACAGCGATACTTACATTGAGCGAGTAGCCCGGGAAGAGCTGGGCTTTATTAAACCTGGAGAGAAGATTATCTTACCCGCCCGGCCTGCTCCAGATATCCCGCCTTATGTTCCGCCACCACCGGGGCATGAATTCCGCGACTAA
- the spoVT gene encoding stage V sporulation protein T, whose product MKATGIVRRIDDLGRVVIPKEIRRTLRIREGDPLEIFVDRDGEVILKKYSPIGELGDFAKEYADALHEAVGHIACIADRDNIIAVAGAPKKEFLDKPIGPAVEKAMEERRSVIINNPGEHILCKECPEDTEGEPCKFSAEVIAPIIAEGDPIGAVILCSKDPNVKMGEMELKLAETAASFLAKQMEQ is encoded by the coding sequence GTGAAAGCAACAGGCATAGTTCGGCGCATAGATGATTTAGGTCGTGTGGTGATACCTAAGGAGATCCGCCGGACCTTACGCATCCGCGAAGGCGATCCTCTGGAGATTTTCGTGGATCGGGACGGAGAAGTAATCCTAAAAAAGTACTCTCCCATCGGCGAACTAGGCGATTTTGCTAAGGAATACGCTGATGCCCTGCATGAAGCCGTCGGGCATATCGCCTGTATTGCCGACCGGGACAACATCATAGCTGTAGCCGGCGCCCCGAAAAAGGAATTCCTGGATAAACCCATCGGCCCGGCAGTAGAGAAGGCTATGGAAGAACGCAGATCAGTGATTATTAACAATCCTGGAGAGCACATTTTATGCAAGGAGTGCCCCGAGGATACAGAAGGCGAACCTTGCAAATTCTCCGCTGAAGTTATAGCGCCTATTATCGCGGAGGGAGATCCCATTGGAGCTGTTATCCTTTGCTCGAAGGACCCGAATGTTAAAATGGGGGAGATGGAGTTAAAACTTGCGGAGACAGCGGCAAGCTTCCTAGCCAAACAAATGGAGCAATAA
- the spoIID gene encoding stage II sporulation protein D → MRKLLGIAIIFLFALVIILPSLIIKGLGSLRGPVEVETQERVVRLWDQARGEVIVLPLETYVAGVVAGEMPAEFELEALKAQAVAARTYTLKKIEEARAKPDSKHPQADLCTDPSHCQAWVPEGVLRQKYGFWRGLRYEKKIRQAVEATRGLVLTYQGELIVPVYHSNSGGRTESAAAVWGYDIPYLQSVPSPWDREAPRFRNTVTFTLAELDQKLGVNLSVVPAAALIPPKGQAIKVEEYTPTGRIKTIKIGNKTFKGTELRQLLGLSSTDFTWQVQGDRITFISVGNGHGVGLSQYGANGMAKEGKNFLDILYHYYRGVKVEKR, encoded by the coding sequence TTGCGCAAACTCTTGGGTATTGCCATAATTTTCCTTTTTGCCCTAGTGATCATCTTACCTTCCCTTATTATTAAGGGCTTAGGAAGCTTACGCGGCCCAGTGGAAGTGGAGACCCAGGAGCGGGTAGTTCGCCTTTGGGATCAGGCCCGGGGTGAAGTTATCGTCCTTCCCCTGGAGACCTATGTAGCTGGTGTAGTGGCGGGAGAGATGCCAGCCGAATTTGAACTGGAGGCCCTTAAGGCCCAGGCTGTAGCGGCCAGGACCTATACCCTAAAAAAAATAGAAGAAGCTCGCGCAAAACCGGACTCCAAGCATCCCCAGGCGGACCTGTGTACAGATCCCTCCCATTGCCAAGCTTGGGTCCCGGAGGGGGTCTTAAGACAGAAGTATGGATTTTGGCGGGGCTTGCGGTATGAGAAAAAAATCCGTCAGGCTGTAGAAGCTACCCGGGGCTTAGTACTCACTTACCAGGGCGAGCTCATCGTACCCGTATACCATTCCAACAGTGGGGGCAGGACGGAGAGCGCAGCGGCTGTGTGGGGTTACGATATACCCTATCTCCAGAGCGTCCCTTCTCCTTGGGACCGGGAGGCGCCGCGCTTCCGGAATACGGTCACCTTTACCCTGGCTGAGCTAGACCAGAAGCTAGGGGTCAACCTCTCGGTGGTTCCCGCTGCCGCCCTTATTCCTCCCAAGGGGCAAGCCATTAAGGTAGAGGAGTACACCCCCACAGGTCGTATTAAGACTATAAAGATCGGCAATAAAACCTTTAAAGGCACAGAACTGCGGCAGCTTCTGGGCTTAAGTTCTACTGATTTTACCTGGCAGGTCCAAGGCGATCGCATAACCTTTATAAGTGTAGGTAATGGGCATGGTGTAGGTTTAAGCCAGTACGGAGCGAACGGTATGGCCAAAGAAGGGAAGAACTTCTTGGACATTCTCTATCACTATTACCGGGGTGTGAAAGTGGAAAAAAGATGA
- a CDS encoding RNA-binding S4 domain-containing protein yields MRLDKFLKVSRLIKRRTLAKEVCEAGAVQVNRRPAKASTEVKPGDIITLTLGPRWLILEVLATPDHVPAERARELYRILEEGRVTSNFQA; encoded by the coding sequence TTGCGGCTGGATAAATTTTTGAAGGTTTCTCGGTTAATTAAGAGGCGGACCCTGGCCAAGGAGGTCTGCGAGGCGGGCGCAGTTCAGGTTAACCGGCGGCCAGCGAAGGCCAGTACAGAAGTTAAGCCCGGCGACATCATCACGTTAACCTTAGGGCCCAGATGGCTGATTCTAGAAGTCCTAGCCACGCCAGACCATGTGCCTGCCGAAAGGGCCAGGGAACTTTACCGTATCTTGGAGGAAGGCAGGGTTACCTCTAATTTCCAGGCATAG
- the mazG gene encoding nucleoside triphosphate pyrophosphohydrolase: protein MPGRCYIAGLGPGNPEHIPLALWQLLEQGSRLLYLRTAYHPAVKALEERGIKFTSFDPLYETAASFEELYREIVRTLLRAAKSQEVIYAVPGHPLVAEVSVSLLLKEAGAQGIETPLIPALSCLDAVFVALKLDPTSGLFILDALAWPGRPWNLGQGALITQVYNRRVAGEVKLKLMDFLPDEHPVVVVRAAGVPGEERIREIPLYKLDRITWLDHLTTLYVTPYPEGDKYTLEGLRDLMARLRGPEGCPWDKQQTHQTLKRYLLEETYEVLEALEEGDMHKLSEELGDLLLQVVFHARLAEEEGFFNLRDVVVGIVDKMIRRHPHVFGQAKLKTAQQVLKRWEEIKALERKDNGEEALLQAPRILPALLRALKVQEQAARVGFDWPEVKEVWAKVYEELEELKASVNIGEEEKITEEVGDVLFALVNLARWLKVEPETALTKTIDKFCRRFHYIAEEARRQGRKLETMTLEEMDTLWEKAKN from the coding sequence ATGCCCGGTAGATGTTATATTGCAGGCTTAGGTCCCGGGAACCCTGAACATATACCTCTAGCCTTGTGGCAGTTGCTAGAACAAGGTTCTCGCCTCCTTTATTTGCGCACAGCCTACCATCCAGCTGTCAAAGCCTTGGAGGAGCGCGGGATTAAGTTCACCTCCTTTGATCCCCTTTATGAGACAGCCGCCTCCTTCGAGGAGCTTTACCGAGAGATAGTGCGCACTCTCTTACGGGCCGCAAAATCGCAAGAAGTAATATATGCGGTTCCCGGCCATCCTCTGGTAGCGGAGGTTTCTGTTAGCCTCCTCCTTAAAGAGGCCGGGGCCCAAGGGATAGAGACGCCCCTCATCCCAGCTTTAAGTTGCTTGGACGCTGTCTTCGTTGCCCTGAAACTCGATCCGACTAGTGGTCTGTTTATCCTGGATGCCCTGGCTTGGCCTGGCCGCCCGTGGAACCTGGGGCAAGGGGCCCTTATAACTCAAGTTTATAACCGGCGGGTAGCTGGGGAGGTTAAGCTTAAGCTTATGGATTTCCTTCCTGATGAGCACCCTGTGGTGGTGGTTAGGGCTGCCGGAGTGCCAGGCGAGGAGAGGATCCGGGAGATACCCTTATACAAGCTAGACAGGATAACTTGGCTAGACCATTTAACCACCCTGTACGTAACCCCCTATCCAGAAGGGGATAAGTATACCTTAGAAGGGCTACGGGATCTTATGGCCCGCCTCCGTGGTCCTGAAGGTTGCCCCTGGGATAAACAGCAAACCCACCAGACCCTTAAACGTTACCTCCTCGAGGAGACCTATGAAGTTTTAGAGGCTCTGGAGGAGGGCGATATGCATAAACTAAGCGAGGAATTGGGAGACTTACTGCTACAAGTAGTCTTCCACGCCCGGTTGGCCGAGGAAGAGGGCTTTTTCAACTTGCGGGATGTAGTGGTGGGTATTGTAGATAAAATGATCCGGCGCCATCCCCATGTTTTTGGCCAAGCTAAACTTAAGACAGCCCAGCAGGTCTTAAAGCGCTGGGAAGAGATCAAAGCCCTAGAAAGGAAGGATAACGGCGAGGAGGCCCTTTTACAGGCACCCCGGATCCTTCCAGCCTTGCTTCGCGCTTTAAAGGTACAGGAACAAGCCGCAAGGGTAGGTTTTGATTGGCCGGAAGTAAAGGAGGTGTGGGCTAAGGTCTACGAGGAACTGGAGGAGCTTAAGGCTTCCGTGAACATAGGTGAGGAAGAAAAAATTACTGAAGAGGTAGGGGATGTGCTTTTTGCCCTGGTGAACTTGGCTCGCTGGCTTAAAGTGGAACCCGAGACCGCCCTTACTAAGACCATCGACAAATTTTGCCGTCGCTTTCATTATATAGCGGAGGAAGCTCGTCGGCAGGGGCGGAAGCTGGAAACCATGACGCTAGAAGAGATGGACACCCTTTGGGAGAAAGCAAAAAATTAA
- a CDS encoding copper amine oxidase N-terminal domain-containing protein yields MVKEGGTLNLKGTLHQLNKIILKRRGSLGLPISIFPLFLVLLLTLVVAGYIIFLGGGREVQASGPLPGSNEDPLVTKSYVEKYVNERIQELKKSLDEELSELKKKISELPTTQLKQVILAIGNTTAYVNGVPYVLPVAPYQDQATGTSMVPFRFVGEALGARVDYKGDTNTVSYTLGSTSVVLTIGSRRALINGVVRELPAAPRLVGSTTMVPLRVVSEGLGAQVQWYEGTKSITINLPPL; encoded by the coding sequence ATGGTAAAGGAGGGGGGCACTCTGAACCTTAAAGGTACTTTACACCAGCTAAATAAGATAATACTTAAAAGGCGAGGGAGCCTGGGGCTACCCATTAGCATCTTCCCTTTATTTCTAGTCTTGCTCCTTACCTTGGTAGTAGCCGGGTACATTATTTTTCTGGGAGGAGGGCGGGAAGTCCAGGCTAGCGGTCCCTTACCTGGTAGCAACGAGGACCCTTTAGTAACGAAATCTTATGTAGAAAAGTATGTGAATGAGCGGATACAGGAACTTAAGAAAAGCTTGGATGAAGAGCTATCAGAGCTTAAGAAGAAAATTTCCGAGCTTCCTACAACTCAACTTAAGCAAGTTATACTAGCTATAGGCAACACTACAGCTTATGTAAACGGTGTGCCTTACGTTCTACCCGTAGCCCCCTATCAGGACCAGGCTACAGGTACTTCTATGGTCCCTTTTCGTTTTGTGGGGGAAGCCCTAGGAGCGAGGGTGGACTATAAGGGAGACACCAACACGGTAAGTTACACCCTGGGGTCCACATCGGTGGTATTGACCATCGGCTCCCGCCGTGCCCTTATTAATGGTGTGGTGCGGGAGCTACCAGCAGCACCTAGACTAGTGGGAAGCACGACTATGGTCCCTCTCCGGGTGGTAAGTGAGGGCTTAGGAGCCCAAGTACAATGGTACGAAGGGACCAAGAGTATTACTATAAATCTCCCTCCCCTTTAA
- a CDS encoding LCP family protein, which translates to MEEEFWGEAQVQKKPSRKRSLLLQILAFILLGVLLFTGFGVAGYHLAAYLLGQPIAMGDTGQGGEGAQTKIPAAVLLIGVDARKEDEPSRSDTIILAFFDPSGHRVDLLSIPRDTYVRIPGYGPDKINAAHALGGPQLLMETINSFLGARVTKYVELDFQGFEKIVDILGGVDIEVEKRMYYPEEGINLKPGFQHLNGHDALAYVRFRNDPEGDITRIGRQQKFLKAMLDQALRLGSLPKIPRLVAEINKYVRTNLSTMEMISLALFLKDMNSSAVITHLVPGEGKYLKGISYWIADQEKLKAVLAQIPYWQKRYP; encoded by the coding sequence TTGGAAGAGGAATTCTGGGGAGAAGCCCAGGTCCAAAAGAAACCCTCCCGAAAAAGGAGCTTACTTCTACAAATACTAGCTTTTATTTTGCTGGGGGTCCTTCTTTTTACCGGTTTCGGAGTGGCTGGTTATCACCTGGCCGCTTACCTGCTGGGACAACCTATAGCCATGGGAGACACCGGCCAGGGAGGAGAGGGAGCCCAGACTAAGATACCTGCTGCTGTCCTCCTTATCGGGGTAGATGCCCGAAAGGAGGACGAGCCTTCTCGATCCGATACCATAATCCTGGCCTTTTTTGACCCTTCCGGGCACCGGGTAGATTTATTATCCATCCCCCGGGATACTTATGTACGCATTCCTGGATACGGCCCTGACAAAATCAATGCTGCCCATGCTTTAGGCGGTCCCCAGCTCCTTATGGAGACCATAAATAGTTTTTTAGGTGCCCGGGTAACTAAATATGTAGAACTGGACTTTCAAGGCTTTGAGAAGATAGTGGATATCCTAGGCGGGGTCGATATAGAAGTGGAAAAGCGCATGTATTATCCAGAGGAAGGTATCAACTTAAAACCTGGCTTTCAACATTTAAATGGACATGACGCTTTAGCTTATGTGCGTTTTCGTAACGACCCCGAAGGTGATATTACCCGTATAGGCCGGCAGCAGAAATTCCTTAAAGCCATGCTCGACCAGGCCCTCCGCTTAGGCAGTCTACCTAAGATCCCCAGGCTTGTGGCTGAGATAAACAAATATGTCCGTACTAATTTAAGCACTATGGAGATGATCAGTCTGGCTCTTTTCTTAAAGGATATGAACAGCAGCGCTGTAATAACCCACTTGGTACCCGGCGAAGGGAAATATCTTAAAGGGATAAGTTATTGGATAGCGGATCAGGAAAAGCTTAAAGCCGTGCTGGCCCAGATTCCCTACTGGCAAAAGAGGTATCCATAA
- the spoIIID gene encoding sporulation transcriptional regulator SpoIIID — MQDHIRERVLKIAAYLVQHNCTVRQAAIVFRVSKSTVHKDVTERLPRLNEDLAGKVRQVLDQNKAERHLRGGEATRKKYQEKKERRISPPVAE, encoded by the coding sequence ATGCAAGACCATATCCGCGAGCGGGTGCTAAAAATAGCCGCCTACCTCGTACAGCACAACTGTACTGTACGGCAGGCGGCTATTGTTTTTAGAGTCAGTAAAAGCACGGTCCACAAGGATGTGACCGAACGCCTGCCGCGGCTAAATGAAGATCTGGCGGGTAAGGTACGCCAGGTTCTGGATCAAAATAAGGCGGAGCGGCATTTAAGGGGAGGGGAGGCCACCCGGAAAAAATACCAGGAGAAAAAAGAAAGGAGGATTTCTCCTCCGGTTGCAGAATAA
- a CDS encoding rod shape-determining protein, whose protein sequence is MFGLSQDLGIDLGTATVQVYLPGRGIVLNEPSVVALDRESNRIIAVGEEARRMLGRTPGNIIALRPLKEGVIADYDSTERMLRYFIAKACGGRQSWIKPRVMICIPAQVTGVEERAVRQAALQAGAKEAHLIEEPLAAALGAGLDISEPSGSMVVDIGGGTTDIAVLSLGGIVCSNSIKVAGDKFDEAIIRYLRREKNLMIGERSAEELKIHIGTAHLSSKPEPREMNVRGRDLVTGLPRTVTVTSEEIFEAIQDPLWRVVGAVKEVLERTPPELAADLVDKGIVMTGGGSLLHGLDRLLSEETGLPVYIAEDPIFCVAKGTGKALSMLDTLGHITRKR, encoded by the coding sequence ATGTTCGGCTTAAGCCAGGACTTAGGCATCGATCTGGGAACAGCCACTGTACAGGTTTACCTTCCAGGACGGGGTATTGTACTGAATGAGCCGTCGGTAGTAGCTTTAGACCGTGAGAGTAACCGTATCATTGCCGTAGGAGAAGAAGCCCGGCGGATGCTTGGGCGTACACCGGGAAATATCATCGCTTTACGCCCCTTAAAGGAGGGGGTTATTGCTGATTACGACAGCACGGAGCGCATGCTCCGCTATTTTATTGCTAAGGCCTGTGGCGGGCGCCAGAGCTGGATCAAACCCCGGGTTATGATCTGCATTCCTGCCCAGGTTACTGGCGTAGAAGAGCGGGCTGTGCGCCAAGCCGCCCTTCAGGCTGGAGCCAAAGAAGCTCATCTTATTGAAGAACCTCTAGCGGCGGCCTTAGGCGCAGGCTTAGATATCTCCGAACCCAGCGGCTCCATGGTGGTGGACATAGGAGGGGGTACCACCGACATAGCCGTATTATCCTTGGGGGGCATAGTTTGCAGTAACTCCATTAAAGTGGCGGGGGACAAATTTGATGAGGCCATAATCCGCTACTTGCGCCGGGAGAAAAATCTTATGATAGGGGAAAGATCGGCAGAAGAACTAAAAATCCATATCGGTACAGCCCATTTAAGTTCTAAACCGGAACCGCGGGAGATGAACGTACGGGGCCGCGACCTGGTGACTGGTCTTCCCCGAACAGTAACCGTGACCTCCGAGGAGATCTTCGAAGCCATCCAGGATCCCCTCTGGCGGGTAGTAGGAGCGGTTAAGGAGGTCCTGGAGCGCACTCCCCCGGAGCTGGCCGCGGATCTCGTGGATAAAGGTATCGTGATGACCGGTGGAGGAAGCCTCCTTCATGGATTGGACCGGCTTTTAAGTGAAGAGACAGGATTACCTGTATACATAGCTGAGGATCCTATCTTTTGCGTGGCCAAGGGTACAGGGAAAGCCCTTTCCATGTTGGATACCTTAGGGCATATTACCCGTAAAAGATAG
- a CDS encoding YabP/YqfC family sporulation protein, producing MGEGQHRVEVFERQNICVSGVVQVMGYDEEEIILETTCGLLILKGKNFNISSLSLESGTLEASGFLHSLDYREEGTAKKSFLRRILK from the coding sequence GTGGGCGAGGGGCAACACCGGGTGGAAGTATTCGAGCGCCAAAACATTTGTGTAAGCGGAGTAGTACAGGTTATGGGATACGATGAAGAAGAGATAATCCTAGAGACAACTTGCGGACTTTTGATTCTTAAGGGTAAAAATTTCAATATTTCCAGCTTAAGCCTCGAGAGCGGCACTTTGGAAGCTAGCGGTTTCTTGCATTCCCTAGATTACCGGGAGGAAGGAACCGCCAAAAAAAGCTTCCTCCGCCGGATCCTTAAATGA
- a CDS encoding SpoIID/LytB domain-containing protein: protein MPERIRRWTAFTLLVALALAIAVGAFIRGGRAFRRPLGVGQEPTISLYLHKTGETKSIKMEDYIQGVVAAEMDPNWPVNALAAQAILARTFTLKKVQEGGVKARGTDASTSTEEFQAYAPEKINDNVRRAVENTRGLVVKSGGRLINAWFHAAGGPQTAASAVEGLDFHQEPAPYVHSVKDPGLAIAPPEDKAWSASFSKDELATAVRKITGQDPGPITSVRIAEKGPSGRATKIEVGKLTVSGPALRLALGSDRLRSTFITGVEVRGNRVIFRGQGYGHGVGMSQWGARALAEQGKSPEEIIKYFFKDVTLEKAW from the coding sequence ATGCCTGAAAGAATTAGAAGGTGGACTGCCTTCACGCTGCTCGTGGCCCTCGCCTTGGCTATAGCTGTAGGAGCCTTTATCCGGGGTGGCCGGGCCTTCCGGCGGCCACTGGGGGTAGGTCAAGAGCCCACCATCTCCCTGTACCTCCACAAGACAGGCGAAACCAAGAGTATCAAAATGGAAGATTACATCCAGGGTGTGGTGGCAGCGGAGATGGACCCTAATTGGCCTGTCAATGCCCTGGCGGCTCAGGCCATCCTAGCCCGCACCTTTACCCTAAAAAAAGTCCAAGAAGGTGGAGTGAAGGCACGGGGAACAGATGCCTCCACCAGCACTGAAGAGTTTCAAGCCTATGCCCCGGAGAAAATAAACGATAATGTTCGGCGTGCAGTGGAGAATACCCGTGGTCTAGTCGTTAAATCGGGTGGGCGGCTTATCAATGCCTGGTTTCATGCTGCGGGAGGCCCCCAGACAGCTGCTTCAGCGGTAGAAGGTTTAGATTTTCATCAAGAACCAGCACCGTATGTGCATAGTGTTAAGGATCCTGGGTTGGCCATCGCTCCTCCAGAAGATAAAGCTTGGAGCGCAAGCTTCAGCAAGGACGAACTAGCCACGGCTGTCCGCAAGATAACCGGCCAAGATCCCGGCCCTATCACCAGTGTGCGCATAGCTGAAAAGGGTCCTTCTGGTCGGGCCACCAAGATTGAAGTGGGGAAGCTAACTGTAAGCGGGCCCGCCTTACGGCTAGCCTTAGGTAGTGATCGCCTCCGCTCTACTTTCATAACTGGGGTAGAGGTGCGGGGAAACCGGGTAATCTTCCGAGGACAAGGCTATGGCCACGGGGTAGGGATGAGCCAGTGGGGCGCCCGGGCCCTGGCCGAACAGGGCAAATCCCCGGAGGAGATCATAAAATACTTCTTTAAGGATGTAACCTTGGAAAAGGCCTGGTAA
- a CDS encoding RNA polymerase sigma factor, whose protein sequence is MHIEIRGVEKLSFRERQVVALKESGLSNEEVARRLNLSPSSVATLYHRARAKGYQVVIILPGEILGLPEGEGED, encoded by the coding sequence GTGCACATAGAGATTCGCGGTGTAGAGAAACTAAGCTTCCGGGAAAGACAAGTAGTAGCCCTTAAAGAGTCTGGCCTTAGCAATGAGGAAGTGGCCCGGCGTCTGAATTTAAGCCCGAGCAGCGTGGCTACCCTTTACCACCGGGCCCGGGCCAAGGGTTACCAAGTTGTGATCATCCTGCCGGGGGAAATCTTGGGGCTCCCGGAAGGAGAAGGAGAGGATTAG
- the yabQ gene encoding spore cortex biosynthesis protein YabQ — translation MNLPYGPWLTFLALAGWGIVLAFLLDCYRICRYYWRPSRLVTQVTDLSLWLFLLVFTFFLLFLINWGEFRAYVLVAWALGALLYSQGSHLVRPWLYRLFRFFPFPHHNTHRRKT, via the coding sequence ATGAACCTACCTTATGGCCCCTGGCTTACCTTTCTGGCCCTAGCTGGCTGGGGGATAGTCCTGGCCTTTTTACTGGACTGTTACCGGATTTGCCGTTACTACTGGCGGCCTTCTCGCTTGGTAACCCAGGTTACCGACTTAAGTTTATGGCTGTTCCTCCTAGTTTTTACTTTCTTCCTCCTTTTCCTTATTAACTGGGGAGAATTTCGGGCTTATGTCCTAGTAGCCTGGGCCCTAGGCGCCCTCCTCTATAGTCAAGGCAGCCACCTGGTACGCCCTTGGCTTTACCGCTTATTCCGCTTCTTCCCCTTTCCCCACCATAACACTCATCGCCGAAAAACCTAA